One Sphingopyxis macrogoltabida genomic region harbors:
- a CDS encoding rod shape-determining protein encodes MSFFSRWFKFNSQDMAIDLGTANTVVYVRGKGIVLNEPSVVAVETLNGIKRVKAVGDDAKLMMGKTPDSIEAIRPLRDGVIADIDVAEQMIKHFITKVHGGKPNAFRSPEIVICVPSGSTSVERRAIRDAASNAGASEVWLIEEPMAAAIGADMPVTEPIGSMVVDIGGGTTEVAVLSLRGLAYTTSVRAGGDKMDEAIVSYVRRHHNLLIGEATAERIKKDFGIARIPADGVGMTIHIKGRDLVNGVPKEISINQAQIAEALSEPIGTIVEGVRIALENTAPELAADIVDQGIVLTGGGALISELDELLRDATGLPVTVAEDPLTCVAIGTGRAMEDPAFRGVLQQA; translated from the coding sequence ATGTCCTTCTTTTCTCGCTGGTTCAAATTCAATTCCCAAGACATGGCGATCGACCTCGGCACCGCGAACACCGTCGTGTACGTGCGTGGCAAGGGTATCGTGCTGAACGAACCTTCGGTCGTCGCGGTCGAGACGCTGAACGGGATCAAGCGGGTGAAGGCGGTCGGCGACGACGCGAAGCTGATGATGGGCAAGACCCCCGACAGCATCGAGGCGATCCGCCCGCTGCGCGATGGCGTCATCGCCGACATCGACGTCGCCGAGCAGATGATCAAGCATTTCATCACCAAGGTGCACGGCGGCAAGCCCAACGCGTTCCGCAGCCCCGAAATCGTGATCTGCGTCCCCTCGGGCTCGACCAGCGTCGAACGCCGCGCCATCCGCGACGCCGCGTCGAACGCCGGCGCCAGCGAAGTGTGGCTGATCGAGGAGCCGATGGCCGCCGCGATCGGCGCCGACATGCCGGTGACCGAACCGATCGGCTCGATGGTTGTCGACATCGGCGGCGGCACCACCGAAGTCGCGGTGCTCTCGCTCCGCGGCCTCGCATACACCACCTCGGTCCGCGCCGGCGGCGACAAGATGGACGAAGCGATCGTCTCCTACGTCCGCCGCCACCACAACCTCCTGATCGGCGAAGCGACCGCCGAGCGGATCAAGAAGGATTTCGGCATCGCCCGCATCCCCGCCGACGGCGTCGGCATGACGATCCACATCAAGGGCCGCGATCTCGTCAACGGCGTACCCAAGGAAATCTCGATCAACCAGGCGCAGATCGCCGAGGCGCTGTCCGAACCGATCGGCACGATCGTCGAAGGCGTGCGCATCGCGCTCGAAAACACCGCGCCCGAACTCGCGGCCGATATCGTCGATCAGGGCATCGTTCTGACCGGTGGCGGCGCGCTGATCAGCGAGCTCGACGAACTGCTGCGCGACGCGACCGGCCTGCCCGTCACCGTCGCCGAGGATCCGCTGACCTGCGTCGCGATCGGCACCGGCCGGGCGATGGAAGATCCCGCCTTCCGCGGCGTGTTGCAGCAAGCTTGA
- a CDS encoding alkaline phosphatase D family protein: MVSRRHFLASATLVGLAAPAILRAEGGLFREFPFSLGVAAGDPVSDGFVIWTRLAPEPMAPHGGMPLAPVPVDWEVANDSGFREIVAKGIELARPELGHSVHVEVAGLQPDRPYYYRFTAGGERSLRGRARTLPRVGAPVEALKFGVCGCQHFESGFFGAYRHLAREELAFVYHYGDFIYEYSQDYLFNDGLPSRPVRKHAFRNLVDLGDYRLAYAQQLGDMDLQAARCTHAFLSSFDDHEIRNDWVSDIDNWKLGLATNDPDAPPPEVFMLKKQAAIQAWYEHMPVRRALLPRGGMVALNRELRYGDLMAMQLLDTRQYRSDQPCDDGFKPACPGVYDKNAAVLGKAQEDWLNRNLGAGGATWNALAQQVTMMSLDRRRDPAEPAKILNLDSWAGYEAPRERMLARMGGLKNVVVLTGDEHQNFCGDLIHRDKVVGGEFVGTSISSGGDGSDKRKGSDEWLALNPELKFANDQRGYMVCDVGRAAWQTHFMVVDKVTTPVNTLSKRATGVVENGRAGITMA; this comes from the coding sequence ATGGTCAGCCGCCGCCACTTCCTTGCCTCTGCGACGCTCGTGGGGCTTGCCGCCCCCGCGATCCTTCGTGCCGAAGGCGGGCTGTTCCGCGAGTTCCCGTTCAGCCTCGGCGTCGCGGCGGGCGATCCGGTGAGCGATGGTTTCGTCATCTGGACCCGCCTCGCGCCCGAGCCGATGGCGCCGCACGGCGGCATGCCGCTGGCGCCGGTGCCCGTCGACTGGGAGGTTGCAAACGACAGCGGCTTTCGCGAGATCGTCGCGAAGGGCATCGAACTGGCGCGACCCGAACTCGGTCACAGCGTCCATGTCGAGGTCGCCGGGCTGCAACCCGACCGTCCCTATTATTACCGCTTCACCGCCGGCGGCGAACGCAGCCTGCGCGGCCGTGCGCGCACCCTGCCGCGTGTCGGCGCACCCGTCGAGGCGCTCAAATTCGGCGTCTGCGGCTGTCAGCATTTCGAAAGCGGCTTTTTCGGCGCCTACCGCCACCTCGCGCGCGAGGAGCTCGCCTTCGTCTATCATTATGGCGACTTCATTTACGAATATAGCCAGGACTATCTGTTCAACGACGGCCTGCCGAGCCGTCCGGTGCGCAAGCATGCGTTCCGCAATCTTGTCGACCTTGGCGACTACCGCCTCGCCTATGCGCAGCAGCTCGGCGACATGGACCTGCAGGCGGCGCGCTGCACCCACGCCTTTCTGTCGAGCTTCGACGACCATGAAATCCGCAACGACTGGGTTTCGGACATCGACAACTGGAAGCTCGGCCTCGCCACCAACGACCCCGACGCGCCGCCGCCCGAAGTTTTCATGCTGAAGAAGCAGGCGGCGATTCAGGCGTGGTACGAACATATGCCGGTACGCCGCGCGCTGTTGCCGCGCGGCGGCATGGTCGCACTCAACCGCGAGCTTCGGTACGGCGACCTGATGGCGATGCAATTGCTCGACACGCGGCAATATCGCAGCGACCAGCCGTGCGACGACGGGTTCAAACCCGCCTGCCCCGGCGTCTATGACAAAAATGCCGCGGTGCTCGGCAAGGCACAGGAAGACTGGCTGAACCGCAACCTCGGCGCGGGCGGCGCGACGTGGAATGCGCTGGCGCAGCAGGTGACGATGATGTCGCTCGACCGCCGCCGCGACCCGGCCGAGCCCGCGAAGATCCTGAACCTCGATAGCTGGGCGGGTTACGAGGCGCCGCGCGAGCGGATGCTGGCGCGCATGGGCGGACTAAAGAATGTCGTCGTGCTGACCGGCGACGAGCATCAGAATTTCTGCGGCGACCTGATTCACAGGGACAAGGTCGTCGGCGGCGAATTCGTCGGCACCTCGATTTCGAGCGGCGGCGACGGCAGTGACAAGCGCAAGGGCAGCGACGAATGGCTCGCGCTGAACCCCGAACTCAAATTCGCCAACGACCAGCGCGGCTATATGGTCTGCGACGTCGGCCGCGCGGCGTGGCAGACGCACTTCATGGTCGTCGACAAGGTGACGACCCCGGTCAACACGCTGTCGAAGCGCGCGACGGGGGTGGTCGAGAATGGCCGCGCCGGGATCACGATGGCGTGA
- the mutL gene encoding DNA mismatch repair endonuclease MutL, with translation MSIRRLPEKLVNRIAAGEVVERPAAALKELVENAIDAGATRISVRIAEGGILRLEVEDDGCGMTAADIALALERHATSKLPDDAIEDVTTLGFRGEALPSIASVARLTLESRVAGGDGWRRIVDNGAVVAEGPAALGKGTRVLVEDLFARVPARRKFLRSGRSEYAACLDVVRRLAMARPDVGFTVEHDGRRVLDVQGGQDRLARVAALTQRELAANSIGVDLDRGEVHLGGVISLPTYNRGIADHQYLFVNGRPVKDRLLVGALRGAYADLLARDRHPVVALFLDVPTSEVDVNVHPAKTEVRFRDPQLIRGMIVGGLRRALDEHGFRSIQRPAEVAAVAWQQEPVAPVPTLFAAHLPYPHAPATHLFGADGDTATLALLRDRVVDFSAPREAAPDTLPMGRAEAATAPVPHAAEHPLGIARGQIARTYIVAEAEDGLVIVDQHAAHERLVLEQLRRGMSGQRVPSQGLLLPEVVELDEPACDRVEAATAELAALGVEVERFGPAAVMVRATPAMLGAVDCQKLVTDIADDLAGYDAALGLNEKLELVAATMACHGSVRAGRTLNVAEMNALLRQMEITPHSGQCNHGRPTWVKLAMDDVEKLFGRK, from the coding sequence ATGTCAATACGCCGCCTGCCGGAAAAGCTCGTAAATCGGATCGCAGCCGGTGAAGTGGTCGAAAGACCCGCCGCGGCGCTCAAAGAACTGGTTGAAAACGCCATCGACGCCGGTGCGACTCGCATTTCGGTGCGAATCGCCGAGGGCGGAATATTACGCCTTGAAGTCGAGGACGACGGGTGCGGCATGACCGCCGCCGACATAGCGCTGGCGCTCGAACGCCATGCTACGTCGAAGCTGCCCGACGATGCGATCGAGGATGTCACGACATTGGGCTTTCGCGGCGAGGCGCTGCCCTCGATTGCCAGCGTCGCGCGGCTCACGCTCGAAAGCCGCGTCGCCGGCGGCGATGGCTGGAGGCGCATCGTCGATAATGGCGCGGTCGTTGCCGAAGGCCCGGCGGCGCTCGGCAAGGGAACGCGCGTCCTCGTCGAGGACCTGTTCGCCCGCGTTCCGGCACGGCGCAAATTCCTGCGCAGCGGGCGGAGCGAATATGCCGCCTGCCTCGATGTCGTTCGGCGGCTGGCGATGGCGCGGCCCGACGTGGGCTTCACCGTTGAGCATGACGGGCGCCGTGTGCTGGACGTGCAGGGCGGGCAGGACCGGCTGGCGCGCGTCGCGGCGCTGACCCAGCGCGAACTCGCTGCGAACAGCATCGGCGTCGATTTGGACCGCGGCGAGGTCCATCTCGGCGGCGTGATCAGCCTGCCGACCTACAATCGCGGCATCGCCGATCACCAATATCTGTTCGTCAACGGGCGGCCGGTGAAGGACCGGCTGCTCGTCGGGGCGCTGCGCGGCGCCTATGCCGACCTGCTCGCGCGCGACCGTCATCCCGTCGTCGCCTTGTTCCTCGACGTGCCGACCAGCGAGGTCGACGTGAACGTCCATCCCGCCAAGACCGAAGTGCGCTTTCGCGACCCGCAGCTTATCCGCGGGATGATCGTCGGCGGGCTTCGCCGTGCACTCGACGAACATGGCTTTCGCAGCATCCAGCGTCCCGCTGAAGTTGCGGCGGTCGCATGGCAGCAGGAACCGGTGGCGCCGGTGCCGACTCTGTTCGCGGCACATCTGCCGTATCCGCACGCGCCCGCGACGCACCTGTTTGGGGCCGACGGCGACACCGCGACGCTTGCGCTGCTCCGCGACCGCGTCGTCGATTTTTCGGCGCCGCGCGAAGCGGCACCTGACACGCTGCCGATGGGACGCGCCGAAGCCGCAACCGCGCCGGTGCCGCACGCCGCCGAGCATCCGCTCGGCATCGCGCGCGGCCAGATCGCGCGCACCTATATCGTCGCCGAGGCGGAGGACGGACTCGTCATCGTCGACCAACATGCGGCGCACGAACGGCTGGTGCTCGAACAATTGCGCCGCGGGATGAGCGGCCAGCGCGTGCCGTCGCAGGGGCTGCTGCTGCCCGAGGTCGTCGAACTCGACGAACCGGCGTGCGACCGGGTCGAGGCGGCGACGGCCGAACTCGCTGCGCTGGGCGTCGAGGTCGAACGCTTTGGCCCCGCGGCGGTCATGGTTCGCGCAACCCCGGCGATGCTCGGCGCCGTCGATTGCCAGAAGCTGGTCACCGACATCGCCGACGATCTCGCCGGCTATGACGCGGCGCTCGGCCTCAATGAAAAGCTCGAACTCGTCGCCGCCACGATGGCCTGTCACGGATCGGTGCGCGCCGGCCGGACGCTCAACGTTGCCGAGATGAATGCGCTGCTCCGCCAGATGGAAATCACCCCGCATTCGGGCCAGTGCAACCATGGCCGTCCGACCTGGGTGAAGCTGGCGATGGACGATGTGGAGAAGCTGTTCGGGCGCAAATGA
- a CDS encoding copper resistance system multicopper oxidase, with product MVIGRRSLLAAGGAAALVPWLPAWAQPISSGLPTVVGSDIHLKIAHRMLTVDGKTSHAIGINGTIPGPLVRLKEGTEARIHVTNALPDEDSSIHWHGLILPFHMDGVPGISFPGIAPGATFTYEFPVKQSGTYWYHSHSGLQEQMGHYGPLVIDPAGTDPVAYDREHVIVLSDHSPLHPHVIFKKLKQMGGYFNHQKQTLAGLLAGKDQPLKDRMAWGAMRMDPTDISDVTGAAYTYLVNGLGPDDNWTGLFRPGERVRLRIINASAMTTFNVRIRGLKMEVVQADGLNVRPVEVGEFQIAVAETYDVVVTPGDGAYSLIAESSDRSGMARATLAPRAGMTAPVPPLRRRPLATMQDMGMGGMDHGAMDHGGETMKHSMRDMSLAPAVKDTPTVQSISPMPVDRTGDPGQGLDGEPGVLTYRDLVALDRNPDTRTPSRQLQIHLTGNMERYMWAFDGVKMNEVKAPIPFTEGERVRVTLVNDTMMTHPIHLHGHFFELVTGKGDHAPRKHTVNVQPGGKVTFDLTADAPGDWAFHCHLLYHMHAGMMQVVTVRPAGEAA from the coding sequence ATGGTTATCGGCCGGCGATCGCTCCTCGCTGCGGGCGGCGCCGCAGCGCTGGTGCCGTGGCTTCCCGCCTGGGCGCAGCCGATATCGTCGGGCCTCCCGACCGTCGTCGGCAGCGACATCCACCTCAAGATCGCGCACCGCATGCTGACCGTCGACGGCAAGACGAGCCATGCGATCGGGATCAACGGCACGATTCCCGGCCCGCTCGTGCGGCTGAAGGAAGGGACAGAGGCGCGCATCCACGTCACCAACGCGCTGCCGGACGAGGACAGCTCGATCCACTGGCACGGGCTGATCCTGCCCTTTCACATGGACGGCGTCCCCGGCATCAGCTTCCCCGGCATCGCACCGGGCGCGACCTTCACTTACGAATTCCCGGTCAAACAGTCGGGCACCTACTGGTACCACAGCCATTCGGGGTTGCAGGAACAGATGGGCCATTACGGCCCGCTGGTCATCGATCCCGCAGGTACCGACCCGGTCGCTTACGACCGCGAGCATGTCATCGTCCTGTCGGATCACAGCCCGCTTCATCCGCACGTCATCTTCAAGAAGCTCAAGCAGATGGGCGGTTATTTCAACCATCAGAAGCAGACGCTGGCAGGGCTGCTCGCGGGCAAGGACCAGCCGCTGAAGGACCGCATGGCGTGGGGTGCGATGCGGATGGACCCGACCGACATCAGCGACGTCACCGGCGCCGCCTACACCTATCTGGTCAACGGCCTCGGCCCCGATGACAACTGGACCGGATTGTTCCGGCCGGGCGAACGGGTGCGGCTGCGGATCATCAACGCTTCGGCGATGACGACCTTCAACGTCCGTATCCGGGGGCTGAAGATGGAGGTGGTGCAGGCCGATGGGCTCAATGTACGGCCGGTCGAGGTCGGCGAGTTCCAGATCGCGGTCGCCGAAACCTATGATGTCGTCGTCACGCCGGGCGACGGGGCGTATTCGCTGATCGCCGAAAGCTCCGACCGCTCAGGCATGGCGCGCGCGACCTTGGCGCCGCGCGCCGGGATGACCGCGCCGGTTCCGCCGCTGCGCCGGCGCCCGCTCGCGACGATGCAGGATATGGGGATGGGCGGCATGGATCATGGCGCGATGGACCATGGCGGGGAAACCATGAAGCACAGCATGCGCGACATGAGCCTTGCCCCCGCGGTCAAGGACACGCCGACCGTGCAGAGCATCTCGCCGATGCCCGTCGATCGCACCGGCGATCCCGGACAGGGCCTGGACGGCGAACCCGGTGTGCTGACCTACCGCGACCTCGTCGCGCTCGACCGCAATCCCGACACGCGCACGCCGTCGCGGCAGCTGCAGATCCACCTCACCGGCAATATGGAACGCTATATGTGGGCGTTCGACGGGGTGAAGATGAACGAGGTCAAGGCGCCGATCCCCTTTACCGAGGGCGAACGGGTGCGGGTGACGCTGGTCAACGACACCATGATGACGCACCCCATCCACCTGCACGGCCATTTCTTCGAACTGGTGACCGGCAAGGGCGACCATGCGCCGCGCAAGCACACCGTCAACGTCCAGCCGGGCGGCAAGGTGACGTTCGACCTCACCGCCGATGCGCCGGGCGACTGGGCGTTCCACTGTCACCTGCTCTATCACATGCACGCCGGGATGATGCAGGTGGTGACGGTCCGGCCGGCGGGGGAAGCCGCATGA
- a CDS encoding copper resistance protein B, which produces MSLLALLLLAAQHQHHEMPAPAPACSPEHAAMGHCTTPVPAPPPPPACTAEHAAMGHCTLPETPPTPGAGNAAPPPAPRVGAADAIFGADAMAAARARLYAEHGGGTISQVMVDMAEARIGKGGDSYAWDAEARFGGDIDKLAIKSEGEGDFGGRLEGAEVQALWSHAVGPYFDVQAGVRQDFGPGPSPTHAVLGFEGLAPYWFDVEGALFLSDKGDVTARLAGSYDQRITQRLIVQPMTEVEAAFQDVAERGIGGGFSNIEFGVRLRYEIAREFAPYVGFAWERKLGKTARLARAAGDDISRPAFVAGIRFWF; this is translated from the coding sequence ATGAGCCTGCTCGCCCTCCTCCTCCTTGCCGCGCAGCACCAGCATCACGAGATGCCCGCTCCCGCGCCCGCCTGTTCGCCCGAACACGCCGCGATGGGGCATTGCACGACGCCGGTGCCTGCCCCGCCGCCCCCGCCCGCCTGCACCGCGGAACATGCCGCGATGGGTCATTGCACGCTCCCCGAAACACCTCCCACCCCCGGCGCGGGCAACGCCGCTCCCCCGCCCGCGCCGCGCGTGGGCGCCGCAGATGCAATCTTCGGCGCCGATGCGATGGCGGCCGCGCGCGCGCGGCTCTATGCCGAACATGGCGGCGGCACGATCTCGCAGGTCATGGTCGACATGGCCGAAGCGCGCATCGGCAAGGGCGGTGACAGCTATGCTTGGGATGCCGAAGCGCGTTTCGGCGGCGATATCGACAAGCTGGCGATCAAGTCCGAAGGCGAAGGCGATTTCGGCGGCCGGCTGGAAGGCGCCGAGGTTCAGGCACTGTGGAGCCATGCGGTCGGGCCCTATTTCGACGTGCAGGCCGGGGTGAGGCAGGATTTCGGCCCCGGCCCGTCGCCGACGCACGCCGTGCTCGGCTTCGAAGGTCTCGCACCCTATTGGTTCGACGTCGAAGGCGCGCTGTTCCTGTCCGACAAGGGCGACGTCACCGCGCGCCTCGCGGGCAGCTATGACCAGCGCATTACCCAGCGGCTGATCGTGCAACCGATGACTGAAGTCGAGGCGGCGTTTCAGGATGTCGCCGAGCGCGGCATCGGCGGCGGCTTTTCGAATATCGAGTTCGGTGTCCGCCTGCGCTACGAAATCGCCCGCGAATTTGCGCCCTATGTCGGCTTCGCGTGGGAGCGCAAGCTCGGCAAGACGGCGCGGCTGGCGCGCGCGGCTGGTGACGACATATCGCGCCCGGCCTTCGTCGCGGGCATTCGTTTCTGGTTCTGA
- a CDS encoding CAP domain-containing protein: MIRSSRWIAAALPLALGAAGAAAAPSRFEVDVLAELNYFREDPAGYADILRSYRPRFDGKILLAEEGGEIDIMTNEGVAAVDEAIRDLRHQKPLSRLAQSDLLARAAASHVADQSRSGAVGHYTKGRGPGERMKAIGGGPYVNEVITYGHHSPEGVIQQLLIDDGVPDRGHRHSLLRPTHRYVGIACGRHPVHRTMCVTLMSQTPDGSAPPPGRPAAKAE, encoded by the coding sequence ATGATCAGATCGTCCCGATGGATCGCCGCAGCGCTGCCGCTGGCGCTCGGCGCGGCCGGCGCTGCGGCCGCACCCAGCCGCTTCGAGGTCGACGTGCTCGCCGAACTCAATTATTTTCGCGAGGATCCCGCGGGCTATGCCGACATCCTGCGCAGCTATCGCCCGCGCTTCGACGGCAAGATATTGCTCGCCGAAGAGGGCGGCGAGATCGACATCATGACCAACGAAGGCGTGGCGGCGGTCGACGAGGCGATCCGCGACCTTCGCCACCAGAAGCCCTTGTCGCGCCTCGCGCAAAGCGACCTGCTCGCGCGCGCCGCTGCCAGCCATGTCGCCGATCAGTCGCGGTCGGGCGCGGTCGGCCATTATACAAAGGGGCGCGGTCCGGGCGAGCGGATGAAGGCAATCGGCGGCGGGCCCTATGTCAACGAGGTGATCACCTATGGCCATCACAGTCCCGAAGGCGTGATCCAGCAATTGCTGATCGACGACGGGGTACCCGATCGCGGCCACCGTCACAGCCTGCTCCGGCCGACGCATCGTTATGTCGGCATCGCGTGCGGCCGGCATCCGGTGCACCGGACGATGTGCGTGACCCTGATGTCGCAGACTCCCGACGGATCGGCCCCGCCGCCGGGAAGGCCTGCGGCGAAAGCCGAATAA
- a CDS encoding MauE/DoxX family redox-associated membrane protein, whose protein sequence is MTKHATLYRMVMPGHICPYGLKSKHLLESQGFAVDDRWLTTREETDAFKAEHGVRTTPQTFIDGVRIGGHDDLRRHFGLTVADPDATSYTPVIALFAMTALMASAASFAVEGHVLTIRAAEWFISFSMVVLALLKLQDVDRFATMFLNYDLLARRWVPYASIYPFAEGLAGVLMTAHALPWLSIPVALFIGGIGAVSVFKAVYIDKRDIKCACVGGSSKVPLGFVSLTENVMMIAMALWMLGRMM, encoded by the coding sequence ATGACGAAACACGCAACACTCTATCGCATGGTCATGCCCGGCCATATCTGCCCCTATGGCTTGAAGTCGAAGCACCTTCTCGAAAGCCAAGGCTTCGCGGTCGACGACCGCTGGCTGACCACCCGCGAAGAGACCGACGCGTTCAAGGCCGAACATGGCGTCAGGACGACGCCGCAGACCTTCATCGACGGGGTGCGCATCGGCGGCCACGACGATTTGCGCCGCCATTTCGGGCTGACGGTGGCCGATCCCGACGCCACCAGCTACACGCCGGTGATCGCATTGTTCGCGATGACGGCACTGATGGCGTCCGCCGCGAGCTTCGCGGTAGAAGGGCATGTCCTGACCATCCGCGCCGCCGAGTGGTTCATCTCGTTCAGCATGGTCGTGCTCGCGCTGCTCAAGCTGCAGGACGTCGACAGGTTTGCGACGATGTTCCTCAATTACGACCTGCTCGCGCGGCGCTGGGTTCCCTATGCGAGTATCTACCCCTTTGCCGAAGGCCTTGCCGGCGTGCTGATGACCGCGCATGCGCTGCCCTGGCTGTCGATCCCGGTCGCGCTCTTCATCGGCGGCATAGGCGCCGTATCGGTGTTCAAGGCGGTCTATATCGACAAGCGCGACATCAAATGCGCGTGCGTCGGCGGCAGCAGCAAGGTGCCGCTGGGTTTCGTGTCGCTGACCGAGAATGTGATGATGATCGCGATGGCGCTGTGGATGCTCGGGAGGATGATGTGA
- the ychF gene encoding redox-regulated ATPase YchF, which yields MGFKCGIVGLPNVGKSTLFNALTETAAAQAANYPFCTIEPNIGNVAVPDARLEKLAAIASSKKIIATQLAFVDIAGLVRGASKGEGLGNQFLGNIREVDAIVHVLRCFEDDDIQHVENKVDPVADAETVETELLLADLESLEKRVPAFAKKAAQGDKEAKIAASVLGQALDLLRDGKPARLVEPKDVEEARVLRTAQLLTSKPVLYVCNVDEGSAANGNAFSEKVFAKAASEGAQAVVVSAAIESELVTMDMADRMEFLSEMGLSETGLARVIRAGYELLHLITFFTVGPQEARAWTVHTGATAPEAAGEIHSDFQKGFIRAETIAYDDYVTLGGEARAREAGKLRAEGKAYVVHDGDVMHFLHS from the coding sequence ATGGGTTTCAAATGCGGGATCGTCGGGCTGCCCAATGTCGGCAAGTCCACCCTGTTCAATGCGCTGACCGAAACGGCGGCGGCGCAGGCGGCCAACTATCCTTTCTGCACGATCGAGCCGAATATCGGCAATGTCGCGGTGCCCGACGCGCGCCTCGAAAAACTGGCGGCGATCGCGAGCAGCAAGAAGATCATCGCGACACAGCTCGCCTTCGTCGATATCGCCGGGCTCGTCCGGGGCGCGTCGAAGGGCGAAGGGCTCGGCAACCAGTTCCTCGGCAATATTCGCGAGGTCGATGCGATCGTCCACGTGCTGCGCTGCTTCGAGGATGACGACATCCAGCATGTCGAGAACAAGGTCGACCCGGTCGCCGACGCCGAGACGGTCGAGACCGAGCTGTTGCTCGCCGACCTCGAAAGCCTCGAGAAGCGCGTTCCCGCCTTTGCCAAGAAGGCGGCGCAGGGCGACAAGGAAGCGAAGATCGCCGCCTCAGTGCTCGGTCAGGCGCTCGACCTGCTCCGCGACGGCAAGCCCGCGCGGCTCGTCGAACCGAAGGATGTCGAGGAAGCCCGCGTCCTTCGCACTGCGCAATTGCTGACCTCGAAGCCCGTCCTCTATGTCTGCAACGTCGACGAGGGCAGCGCCGCGAACGGCAACGCCTTTTCCGAAAAGGTGTTCGCTAAGGCGGCCAGCGAGGGTGCGCAGGCGGTCGTCGTTTCGGCCGCGATCGAAAGCGAGCTGGTGACGATGGACATGGCCGACCGGATGGAATTCCTGTCCGAAATGGGGCTCAGCGAAACCGGTCTCGCGCGCGTCATCCGCGCCGGCTACGAACTGCTTCACCTGATCACCTTCTTCACCGTCGGCCCGCAGGAAGCGCGGGCATGGACCGTCCACACCGGCGCCACCGCGCCCGAAGCCGCGGGCGAAATCCACAGCGATTTCCAGAAGGGCTTCATCCGCGCCGAGACGATCGCCTATGACGATTATGTCACGCTGGGCGGCGAAGCGCGCGCCCGCGAAGCCGGCAAGCTACGCGCCGAAGGCAAGGCCTATGTCGTGCATGACGGCGATGTGATGCACTTCCTGCATAGTTGA
- a CDS encoding MerR family transcriptional regulator, producing the protein MQFTIGKLAQAGDVGVETVRYYQRRGLLDTPVRSGGDGWGGGVRRYSGGDLRRLKFIRAAQASGFTLDEISELLALEASDDRARVRSLARQRIDALDAKIAQMTETRAALARLADQCAASEKGPCPILAAFEP; encoded by the coding sequence ATGCAATTTACGATCGGCAAATTGGCACAGGCAGGCGATGTCGGCGTCGAAACGGTCCGCTATTACCAGCGCCGCGGCCTGCTCGACACGCCGGTACGCAGCGGCGGCGACGGCTGGGGCGGCGGGGTTCGCCGCTATAGCGGCGGCGACCTGCGCCGTCTGAAGTTCATCCGCGCGGCGCAGGCCTCGGGATTCACGCTCGACGAGATTTCCGAACTGCTGGCGCTCGAAGCGAGCGACGACCGCGCTCGCGTGCGCAGCCTCGCGCGCCAGCGGATCGACGCGCTCGACGCCAAGATCGCGCAGATGACCGAAACCCGCGCCGCGCTGGCGCGCCTCGCCGATCAATGCGCGGCGAGCGAGAAGGGGCCGTGCCCGATCCTTGCGGCGTTCGAGCCGTGA